The Enterococcus sp. 7F3_DIV0205 genome has a window encoding:
- a CDS encoding ATP-grasp domain-containing protein, which produces MEQAIVYLSDIPISNRSGTRWVQKLNDYNYKKLLISSVEEFDDQVGNYFDSCIRVKDILDFENLSEIIADVKSKYEIVALYAPKENLIEIGGDLRSKFGIPGIQKNQALAVRDKWIMKEMLHQRELNTSKNAIAVSENEAILFAKKVGFPIVAKPLNGFATLNTQKLLSNKDISEYFSNLVIENELLLAISDNRILLESFIDGEEYHCDCVVQNGQVVFSSVSKYLYNCMDIATKGSPPASIIFPKAESEKNVATRKISELNEKVISALGINNTVTHGEYFVTKDGNVYFGEIGARIGGADVMPPIIKNTFNVDMFEAMIDVELQKFVSPKQSKDIFTGMICLPQKSGEIAALATLKDFKDIDGIITFEVQRSIGDRLLDVKDTMTRSGFAIIEDVNYDSLREKLLTVYHRFFDLMVVEE; this is translated from the coding sequence ATGGAGCAAGCGATTGTTTATCTGAGTGATATTCCAATCAGTAATAGAAGTGGGACTCGGTGGGTACAAAAGCTAAACGATTATAACTATAAAAAATTACTAATTTCCAGCGTAGAAGAATTTGATGATCAAGTAGGAAATTATTTTGACAGTTGTATAAGAGTAAAGGACATACTCGACTTTGAAAACTTATCTGAAATTATCGCCGATGTTAAAAGTAAGTACGAGATTGTTGCATTGTATGCCCCAAAGGAAAATTTGATTGAAATTGGTGGAGATTTGAGAAGTAAGTTTGGAATACCTGGTATTCAAAAAAATCAAGCACTAGCTGTAAGAGATAAATGGATAATGAAAGAAATGCTTCACCAAAGAGAGCTAAACACAAGTAAAAATGCAATTGCTGTATCTGAAAATGAAGCAATATTGTTTGCCAAAAAAGTCGGTTTTCCAATCGTAGCAAAACCACTAAATGGATTTGCTACATTGAATACTCAAAAACTTTTATCAAATAAGGACATTTCAGAATATTTTTCTAATTTAGTAATAGAAAATGAATTGTTATTAGCAATTTCGGATAATAGAATTCTATTAGAGAGTTTTATTGATGGAGAAGAATATCATTGTGATTGTGTTGTTCAAAATGGACAAGTCGTTTTTTCATCTGTGAGTAAATATTTATATAACTGCATGGATATTGCAACGAAAGGTAGTCCACCTGCTAGCATCATATTTCCAAAAGCAGAGAGTGAAAAAAATGTTGCTACTAGAAAAATAAGTGAATTAAATGAAAAAGTAATTTCTGCGTTAGGAATAAATAATACAGTTACCCATGGCGAATATTTTGTTACAAAAGATGGTAATGTGTATTTTGGTGAAATAGGCGCACGGATTGGCGGCGCAGATGTTATGCCCCCAATTATCAAGAATACATTTAATGTAGATATGTTTGAAGCAATGATTGATGTTGAGTTACAAAAATTTGTTTCTCCAAAACAGTCAAAAGATATCTTTACCGGCATGATTTGTCTACCACAGAAATCAGGGGAAATAGCTGCTCTTGCGACTTTAAAGGATTTTAAGGACATTGATGGGATTATTACTTTTGAAGTTCAAAGATCAATTGGGGACCGTTTGTTAGATGTTAAGGATACGATGACTAGATCAGGATTTGCCATTATTGAAGATGTAAATTATGATTCGTTAAGAGAAAAATTGTTGACAGTGTACCATCGTTTCTTTGATTTAATGGTGGTAGAAGAATGA
- a CDS encoding DUF2000 family protein — MKRTAIIINKNLPFGEQANVIAIVSAALANATEDMIDSEKIIDLNGNKHAAIKNSLVILKSNPTALLTLTETVNELDSVESVVFTSKGQRLNNQFSDYKIEISTNELKNLEPVVVALYGEDEQIRTLTKKFSLLR, encoded by the coding sequence ATGAAGCGAACAGCAATAATAATTAATAAAAATCTTCCTTTCGGAGAACAAGCAAATGTGATTGCTATTGTATCAGCCGCTTTAGCAAATGCTACTGAAGATATGATTGATTCAGAAAAAATAATTGATTTAAATGGTAACAAGCATGCAGCTATAAAGAACAGCTTAGTTATTTTAAAATCTAATCCAACAGCACTGTTGACGCTTACTGAGACAGTGAATGAGCTAGACTCGGTTGAATCTGTCGTTTTTACAAGTAAGGGACAGCGTTTAAACAATCAATTTTCTGACTATAAAATAGAAATCTCTACTAATGAATTGAAGAACTTAGAGCCAGTTGTTGTTGCACTGTATGGAGAAGATGAACAGATCAGAACGTTAACCAAAAAATTTAGTTTATTGAGGTGA
- a CDS encoding DUF262 domain-containing protein — MKADTIKFFEFLEQKKTIFNIPVYQRNYEWSNEQCVQLFNDVEKIIQDDFSAKHFLGTIVYVDERGPKLSKYFNIIDGQQRITSFMLFMKAIADLSDDESLYDEILDDYLLNPRSEENNKIKLRSVEKDRFVFRKIIEKQEVEETSKVSENFNLFLTRIEESEYEPKEFFDALGMIEIVYIELNGNDESENPQVIFESINSTGLSLTASDLIRNFLLMGIDHGTQNRLYKDYWTKIEERIPTNQLSTFIRFYLTLKFGATVTERRVYEEYKRFFNNNHYTPETAIKELENYSKYYFWLNNEIIPKSTVNERIKRVNLMKATIVYPYLMQILKLGDDGIYTWNDVDEIFGTVESYLFRRSITDKRTNVLNKMFAALSREISMTNEKDRLIVELTNKKGTQIFPRDAEFVNSFQTVALYNRKNNLAKLVLMMLELYRTKEPISFESIQVEHIMPQTLTNDWKVSVKNANDVQIKYGDTIGNLTLTGYNSELSNKLFSEKSKMYQQSNITLTRELANEYDKWDAYTIEDRAKKLSEEALKIWKFPIQVQAEEQSSVSGEHFLDEDVNITGSKPKLLSIEDKDYKVDSWKKVLISFLDFVWEFDSQTFANLKRREVLKRLFSPADEVKNPGKLSNGEIVETNFSSETILSIIKIIATEYNIFDDISYTI, encoded by the coding sequence TTGAAAGCAGATACGATTAAATTTTTTGAGTTTTTAGAACAAAAAAAGACTATTTTTAATATTCCTGTTTATCAACGTAATTATGAATGGTCAAATGAACAATGTGTTCAGTTATTTAATGATGTTGAAAAAATTATTCAAGATGATTTCTCAGCCAAACACTTTCTTGGAACAATTGTTTATGTGGACGAGCGTGGACCGAAACTAAGTAAATATTTTAATATTATTGATGGACAGCAACGAATTACTAGCTTTATGCTATTTATGAAAGCAATTGCTGATTTATCGGATGATGAAAGTCTTTATGATGAAATTTTAGATGATTACTTGCTCAATCCTCGGAGTGAAGAAAATAATAAAATTAAACTACGTTCTGTTGAAAAAGACCGTTTTGTATTTCGTAAAATTATTGAGAAGCAAGAAGTGGAAGAAACATCAAAGGTTTCTGAAAACTTCAATCTCTTTCTAACTAGAATTGAGGAGTCAGAGTATGAGCCTAAAGAGTTTTTTGATGCGTTAGGAATGATAGAAATTGTTTATATTGAATTGAACGGTAATGATGAATCAGAAAATCCACAAGTAATCTTTGAAAGTATTAATTCAACTGGACTCTCTTTAACAGCATCTGATTTGATTAGAAATTTCCTGTTAATGGGCATCGATCATGGAACGCAAAATCGTTTATATAAAGATTATTGGACCAAAATTGAGGAACGAATTCCAACAAATCAACTATCTACTTTTATTAGGTTCTATTTAACTTTAAAATTTGGTGCTACTGTGACAGAAAGACGAGTGTATGAAGAATACAAACGATTCTTCAATAATAATCACTACACGCCTGAGACAGCAATCAAAGAACTGGAAAATTACTCGAAATATTATTTCTGGTTAAACAATGAAATTATTCCAAAATCAACAGTAAATGAACGAATCAAAAGAGTTAATCTGATGAAAGCTACAATTGTTTATCCATACTTAATGCAAATTCTAAAATTAGGTGATGATGGAATATATACATGGAACGATGTTGATGAAATTTTTGGGACAGTCGAGTCTTATCTGTTTAGACGTTCAATTACTGATAAAAGAACCAATGTATTGAATAAAATGTTTGCAGCGTTATCTCGTGAGATTTCAATGACTAATGAGAAAGATCGTTTAATTGTTGAATTAACCAATAAAAAGGGAACGCAAATTTTTCCAAGAGATGCAGAATTTGTAAATAGTTTTCAAACAGTCGCTTTATATAATAGAAAAAACAATCTTGCTAAGCTAGTTTTGATGATGCTTGAACTTTATCGGACAAAAGAACCAATTAGCTTTGAATCGATTCAAGTGGAGCATATTATGCCACAAACTTTAACGAATGATTGGAAGGTTTCAGTCAAAAATGCTAATGACGTTCAAATTAAATATGGTGATACAATCGGTAATTTGACCTTAACAGGATATAATTCAGAACTATCGAACAAGTTATTTAGCGAAAAAAGTAAAATGTATCAACAATCAAATATTACTTTAACTCGAGAACTAGCTAATGAATATGATAAATGGGATGCTTATACAATTGAAGATAGAGCAAAAAAATTAAGTGAAGAAGCGTTGAAAATTTGGAAATTTCCTATCCAAGTACAAGCTGAAGAACAGTCTTCTGTAAGCGGAGAACACTTTTTAGATGAAGACGTCAATATTACAGGAAGTAAACCAAAGTTATTATCTATTGAAGATAAAGACTACAAAGTTGATAGTTGGAAAAAAGTACTTATTTCATTTTTAGATTTTGTTTGGGAATTTGATAGTCAAACATTTGCTAATTTAAAGAGAAGAGAGGTACTTAAAAGACTATTTAGCCCAGCAGACGAAGTTAAAAATCCTGGCAAGCTATCCAACGGTGAGATTGTGGAAACAAACTTTAGTTCGGAAACGATTCTTTCTATCATCAAAATAATCGCCACTGAATATAATATTTTTGATGATATAAGTTATACTATTTAA
- a CDS encoding MFS transporter, with amino-acid sequence MIIKKYLSVYKGLPQNVYLICLARFVSSLIIFVYPLLTNYITLKLNKTDIEAASFVSIALLVNLACIFLGGYLSDKFSKRTLFLFSQYLLVVCSFLCALFLGSFVVVYLLVIISGIFGFTNPIYNVFILENSNDNLNTKKSGFSLLYLFLNLGVAIGPFLNGLWFEQYLALYFLLVAGLNLIATVCIQLKYKEERMTYPKQKDKKVEFSLADLWSQNHLAIKAIVFSILNFMIYIQVSFSVPLQFNIWFTNGPKIYGTMMLINASMVLLITPMILRFTKRTNPILLIIIGSFFYLVSFLCLLLFSNLAGMILFIFFLTIGEIVVQTNISVVVSMLAGKEYEGRMNSFLLLIGAFGNILGTSIVGGLIVNYSFSVVWLFIMGLSVAYAILMFLVYQKYNFEK; translated from the coding sequence ATGATCATAAAAAAATATTTATCTGTATATAAAGGATTGCCGCAAAATGTTTATCTCATTTGTTTAGCGAGATTTGTTTCGAGTTTAATAATATTTGTTTATCCGTTACTAACTAATTATATAACGTTAAAGCTTAATAAAACAGACATAGAAGCTGCCTCTTTTGTATCAATTGCCTTATTAGTAAACCTAGCGTGTATCTTTTTAGGTGGGTATTTGAGTGATAAGTTTTCAAAGAGGACGCTATTTTTATTTAGTCAATATTTATTAGTGGTTTGTTCCTTTTTATGTGCTTTATTTTTAGGGTCATTTGTGGTGGTTTATTTGTTGGTTATAATCAGTGGTATTTTTGGGTTTACTAATCCAATATACAATGTGTTTATTTTAGAAAATTCCAATGATAACTTAAATACAAAGAAAAGTGGTTTTTCTTTACTGTATCTATTTTTAAATTTAGGTGTTGCAATCGGCCCTTTTTTAAACGGGCTTTGGTTTGAGCAATATCTTGCTTTATATTTTTTATTGGTCGCAGGGCTTAATTTAATAGCTACGGTTTGTATTCAACTGAAGTATAAAGAAGAGCGAATGACTTATCCTAAACAGAAAGATAAAAAAGTTGAGTTTTCCTTGGCTGATCTATGGAGCCAAAATCATTTAGCGATAAAAGCGATTGTCTTTTCAATCTTAAACTTTATGATTTATATACAAGTTTCATTTAGTGTGCCGCTGCAATTCAATATCTGGTTTACCAATGGGCCAAAAATATACGGAACAATGATGCTAATAAATGCTTCGATGGTATTGCTAATTACCCCGATGATCTTACGATTCACTAAACGTACTAATCCAATTCTATTGATTATAATAGGTAGTTTTTTCTATTTGGTTAGCTTTTTGTGTCTGTTACTTTTTTCAAATTTAGCGGGAATGATTTTGTTTATATTCTTTTTGACTATAGGTGAAATTGTTGTTCAAACAAATATTAGTGTTGTTGTATCTATGCTGGCAGGCAAAGAGTACGAAGGACGAATGAATTCTTTTCTGCTATTGATTGGTGCTTTTGGGAATATTTTAGGAACAAGTATCGTTGGTGGTTTAATTGTTAATTATTCATTTTCAGTGGTTTGGCTTTTCATTATGGGGTTGTCTGTGGCCTATGCTATTTTAATGTTTTTAGTTTATCAAAAATATAATTTTGAAAAATAA